The genomic segment GGGGCCCCCTAGCACCACAAAGAGGCTCAGAAATACATAAACAACTTGCAGAAGAGACCACTGTACTCAATGACTCAGCAAACCTGGATGAAAGCTGATAGAAAAGTATAAAGCTCAGTACCAGATTCTAATTATTTCTCTTAAAGAACAAAGTCCAACTGCCTGGCCTGAGACTTGAGCTTAGTCTCACTGGGCCCCTAGAGTTTCAAGGATCCAAAGATCCTGGGGCTGCCTGTATCCAACAGTCCAGGCCCCAGAGGCCACACACTGCAGCCCACATCTGTCTCCAACTCACTTCCAGGCAGTCGTCTGGGTGATGATCCAGATGACTCTTGAATGATCCCCAAGGCGGATCAGCTTGGACCGAACCAGAACTGATGAGAACTAGCTGAGAAAGGAGATTCCATGATGGAGAGGGGGAATAGAAAGCAGACTGTAGGCTGAAAATCTTTTGGACTAGAGCTTCAAATTCCCAAACCTGACATAAAGCAGACTTTGTCGCTCTCTAGTTAGTTGACTGAGGGTACCAGTGGTGAGTTGGGAAATGAGATCAAGCTGAGCTCTTCCAGAACCAAGGTGGCTCcacccacaccacacagcttGGGGTTCTTATAGTTCTCCAGCTACGCTGAGCCCCAGAGGTTGGGCACCAGGACTCCCTGCGCCTGATTCAGTGCCTCATGCACAGGAGAGGGTCAGATCAGTGAATGTGACTTAAAATGATGTACTATCACATCTCTGAGACAGAATCTGGGGTAactggaaggaagaaggaaaggaagacagaaagggaagagtAGTGATCACCataagagatgtcaagaaaaataCTTCCACATGGGTATCTACCTATGTTTTCAAATGTCAGCGTCAATTAGTCCTGGGGCTGCTGCTTAGACgtttctgtcgtgtctgactctgtacgaccccatggactgcagccaccaggctcctctgtccatgggattctctaggcaaaaatactggagtgggttgtcatgccctcctccaggagatctccctcaacccagggatcgaatctgggtctgcattgcaggcagattctttactactgagcccccaAGGAAGCCCCCAGTTAGTCCTAGGAATCATAATACAACCCCAGGCAGGGATATGATTGCTGCTAAGCTCCCCAGGAACCAGGAGAAAAAATTGTGTCCGTCTTTGGTACTTGATATCAATCCTTCTGTGTCTCATTATATCACTCACAGCTGCATACCATCTCTTGAAAGTTCTGCTTCCTCCATACTGTCCAGGGCTGTGAACTCAGACAAGGAAAGGACCTGAGCCTTTCTTTTCAGTACAAGAAACAGAGAACCACTGACTGTTGCACACAGAAGCCAGATGCTCTCACTGGGAGCCCAGCACAGGCTGTCTGTGATCTTCAGCAATTACTGTCCTTTCAACTTAATTCCTTACTATAAGACAGAGGTGATGATGTGcacccatgggtgattcatgtcaatgtatggcaataaccaccacaatattgtaaataaattatcctccaattaaaataattaatttaaaaagatggagGTGATAATTCTTCTACCACGTAGAAATGCTGCAAAGATGAAACACAATATATGTACGATGTTCAGCAGATATCCTGGTATAAATCAATCATTGATAAATGGTAGGTAGTCTTAATTTTTAGCCCTGAGACTAAGAAAGTATCatggagaagacagaagagatATAAATAGTGAGAAGACCAGGAGAATTACTTCAAAGCGGTTGAGGAAGTCTTTTAGGTTTGTGAATTCATACAGGCACTTGGGTTCCAATCTGTGGTGCAGGTCAACGATGTCATAAGCAGATAAATCCACATAGGTGAGCTGCAGAAAGGCAAAGCAAGAATGGGCTTTAAACTCTGATCCTGGGCAAAATGAACTCCTGGCTCTCAAATCTGCCCCCGCACTTACCTTCTCCCCTGAAAACCAATGCCTTTTCCCCAGAAGTTGGGATAAAAGCTTCATCTTCAGAGGGATTCCCTCCAATTATGCAGGTTTCATTTTCTCCTGAAGGAAAACACAGATGTCACTGCCCTCAGACACTGACTCCCTGGCAGAGAGCAGGCCTCCCGGGGCTGCGTCTGAACCCAGCTGCCAGGTGAGCAGCCATGTTTTCCGCCTGAACCTGGGTCGGTGCCTGGGCTGCAATTCAACCCACCTGTGTTCACTAGACTCCTATGGGTACCACCGCCCATGTGTGAGAAGCAATAGGAAGGCAAAGGGCAAAAACCACACTGTTCCTAACCTAACTCAGCTCCAGACACCTGCCCTGGGTGTCTCAAACTGGAGAGTGATGCAGGGTGTGACGCAGCCAGTGGTTGCCTCGCTGATATTCAGAGTCAATGCAGCCGCATCTTCTGGATTCACACGTGCTCTCTCTTGCTTATAAAATGTTGACAAGTTCTAATATTTTAGAGAACACGGTGCAGGACATGAGAACATATAGTGCCCAGTATCCAGTCAAGAAGTCCAGCCTCTGATCTCCTGCATGGCCTTCCATAATTCCCTCCAACTCTAGTGCTGACAGACATTCTGAACTCTCTAGTGAATTAACAGAAATTCTATGTGGAATAACCTCAGAATACTAAATTATGtcgtataaataaatacaaacagtAAGATTTAAATGtgtcctgctgctaagtcgcttcagtcgtgtccgactctgtgcgaccccatagacggcagcccaccaggctcccccgcccctgggattctccaggcaagaacactggagtgggttgccatttccttctccaatgcatgaaagtgaaaagtgaaagtgaagtcgctcagtcgcgccAATGTGTCctaatttatgttaattttttaaagattgttaaATGTTGTCTGTGTAAGCTTAGAATATGCCAAACAAAGGAATatatttttcacttgaaaataagaaaatgaaaataaacattgaCAAGAATCTGCCAAGTGGgatatcagaaaagaaaattgcCTACTTATATTACTTTGAATAAAGAAATGCGACAAACTAGGGCTGCAggattttagaaaagaaactaaGTTCAAggtgaaaaatatggaaaataagaaacaatgctaagaagaaaaatttcaaacctACACCGGGAAGAACTGAATGGATTGTTAAACCGTGTCCACCAAGGGGCAAGTCTGGGGAGGTCTTCGGTGCGGCTCTCACAGCACAGCCCTGCTTAGGTGTCCACTTAGACTGGAGGAGCTGGGTCAGGCGGTCACCAGGACACCTGTGTCTGAAAAGCAGTGGTGTGCTCAGGAGAAGCCTGGACGGCCATGCTCCCCACAGCCAGGCACTGGGGTCCACAGCTCCTGTGACAGTCTAAAGGCCATCCTCCAGCCCTGGGCCAGTGGGGTGGCCCTGAAACAGAGGTGGAGCAACCCCGTTACACCAAAGGTGAAGGGCTGGGTTGGCTGGCCCTGCCTCTAGAATCACAGCTGGAAACCTCCCTGGCGctgagaaacaggaaaagaaacttgaaaaacaaaataataataataaaaaccccAGATGACTGAGAAGATTGTACAGAAATTTGCAACAAGTCACTGCGAACTCAGTGTCTAGACTGAGACCTGTTTTTATCACCCTTGTAGGGTGATCGCAAGTTGAATATGTAAGCATCTAGTGACTGCCACACAAGgatattggtgatggacaggaccACAGTGTATCTCAATTACCACTGCTGGCCCATCACTCAAGGCCTTCCAGAGACACTCATATACATCAAATTGGCAAAACACGCAGACTGACACGACTTGCCCTTTAAAGTCCTTAAAATAATGACAATGTCAAGGAGAttgaccagtggaaaagaggATCTCTTCTCTCCAAACCTACTTAGAGTTCTTTTATAAGGCGTCTCAGCCAG from the Bos javanicus breed banteng chromosome 3, ARS-OSU_banteng_1.0, whole genome shotgun sequence genome contains:
- the LOC133244151 gene encoding glutathione S-transferase Mu 1-like — translated: MKLLSQLLGKRHWFSGEKLTYVDLSAYDIVDLHHRLEPKCLYEFTNLKDFLNRFEVLLMDPRLLFQAIWAVFTGLRTW